From the genome of Vigna angularis cultivar LongXiaoDou No.4 chromosome 11, ASM1680809v1, whole genome shotgun sequence, one region includes:
- the LOC128194755 gene encoding pentatricopeptide repeat-containing protein At1g71490-like, which translates to MVGVLIASLKNFVTNGHLPNAFKTFIQIQHHASSHLLLHPISSLLFACAKFESLSQGKQVHGHIISLGLHQNPVLVARLIGFYTNVNIIGDAQFVTESSCTLDPLHWNMLISSYVKNGLCGEALSVYKKMLSKQIEPDEYTYPSVLKACGESLDINTGVEVHRSIEASSMKWCLFVHNALVSMYGRFGNLEVARNLFDNMPVRDTVSWNTIISCYASRGMWEEAFQLFGSMQEEDVERNVIIWNTIARGYLHLGNFGMALKLISQMRTSVHLDAVALVIGLNACSHIGALKLGKEMHGHAVRIHFDMFENV; encoded by the coding sequence ATGGTTGGTGTTCTCATTGCATCCCTTAAGAACTTTGTGACCAATGGCCACCTACCAAATGCTTTCAAAACCTTCATTCAAATCCAGCACCATGCTTCTTCACACCTTCTCCTGCATCCCATTAGCTCCCTTCTCTTTGCTTGCGCAAAGTTTGAGTCATTGTCACAGGGTAAGCAAGTTCATGGCCATATCATCTCACTGGGTCTTCATCAAAATCCTGTCTTGGTTGCAAGGCTTATTGGTTTTTACACAAATGTTAATATCATTGGCGATGCCCAATTTGTCACTGAGAGCTCCTGTACTTTGGATCCTTTGCATTGGAATATGCTTATCTCGTCGTACGTTAAAAATGGGCTCTGTGGGGAGGCTCTTTCTGTGTATAAGAAAATGTTGAGTAAGCAGATTGAACCGGATGAATACACTTATCCTTCTGTTCTCAAGGCTTGTGGGGAATCGTTGGATATCAATACTGGGGTGGAGGTTCACAGGTCTATTGAGGCTAGCTCCATGAAGTGGTGTTTGTTTGTGCACAATGCTTTGGTCTCCATGTATGGCAGGTTTGGGAATCTGGAAGTTGCGCGTAACTTGTTTGACAATATGCCAGTTAGAGATACTGTTTCGTGGAACACTATAATCAGCTGTTATGCCTCTAGGGGTATGTGGGAGGAAGCGTTTCAGCTGTTTGGAAGTATGCAGGAGGAGGATGTTGAAAGGAATGTGATTATATGGAACACCATTGCCAGAGGGTACTTGCATTTGGGCAATTTCGGAATGGCACTTAAGCTAATTTCCCAGATGAGAACATCCGTTCATCTGGACGCTGTTGCATTGGTCATTGGGTTAAATGCGTGTTCCCACATTGGAGCCCTTAAATTGGGAAAAGAGATGCACGGTCATGCGGTGCGAATTCACTTTGACATGTTTGAAAATGTGTAA
- the LOC108332410 gene encoding probable 1-deoxy-D-xylulose-5-phosphate synthase 2, chloroplastic codes for MHGVVKFDPKTGKQFKAKSSTLSYTQYFAESLIKEAEIDNKIVAIHAAMGGGTCLNYFHKRFPDRCFDVGIAEQHAVTFAAGLAAEGLKPFCAIYSSFLQRGYDQSSPYCTAAAVAEINSSDRKTKFT; via the exons ATGCACG GGGTTGTGAAGTTTGATCCAAAAACAGGGAAGCAGTTTAAGGCAAAATCCTCAACGCTTTCATACACACAGTACTTTGCTGAGTCTTTGATAAAGGAGGCTGAAATAGACAACAAGATAGTGGCCATTCACGCAGCAATGGGTGGTGGTACATGCCTAAATTATTTCCACAAAAGATTTCCCGATCGCTGTTTCGATGTGGGGATAGCTGAGCAACATGCTGTTACATTTGCTGCTGGGTTAGCTGCTGAAGGCCTCAAGCCCTTTTGTGCCATTTACTCATCATTCCTACAACGAGGATATGATCAG TCTTCGCCCTACTGCACCGCCGCGGCGGTGGCGGAGATTAACTCGTCGGACCGGAAGACCAAATTCACCTGA